DNA from Hwangdonia lutea:
ATATGAGCAAACGCTTAGTTAAAGTAGGGCAGTTTGTAAAACAAGGCGATATTATTGGAAGAGTAGGTATGACAGGTAATACCGGCGGACCTCACGTGTGTTATCGCTTCTGGAAAAACGGAAGGGAAGTCGATCCTTTTAAGCAAAAATTACCAGAAGCTAAACCTATTTCAGATTCCTTAAAGTTCAAGTTTTTAGAGTATATCAAACCTATAAAATATAAATTGGACAATATTCAATTTGAACCTGAAATTATTGAACAAGAACAAGCCATAATCACTCAAGCAAATTCATAAGTATGCCACTACCAACCATAAACCCAACCGCAACCCAATCTTGGAAAAAATTGCAAGAGCATTATAAGAAAATCAATAATGTTCACATGAAAGATTTGTTCGCACAAGACAGCGACCGAGCTAATAAATTTACCATTACTTGGGATGATTTTTATGTTGATTTTTCAAAAAACAGAATAACCGAAGAGACGTTCAACTACTTGTTGGAATTGGCTGATGAAGTTAAATTAAAAGACGCTATTGCAAGTCAGTTTTCAGGTGAGAAAATTAATCAAACCGAAGGGCGCGCCGTATTACACACCGCATTACGCGCTCCTAATAATGCCGAGTTTTATGTTGATGGCGTTAACGTCATGCCAGAAATCCATCAAGTAAAACAAAAAATTGAATCTTTTACAAACGATGTTGTAAACGGTAATTTAAAAGGCTTTACAGGCAAACCATTTACCGATATTGTAAATATTGGTATCGGTGGATCTGACTTAGGACCAGCCATGGTTGTGGAATCCTTACAATATTACAAAAATCACCTCACCACACATTTTGTTAGCAATGTTGATGGCGATCACGTCAATGAAGTGATTAAAAAACTAAATCCCGATACCACACTTTTTGTGGTGGTTTCAAAAACGTTTACTACGCAAGAAACCTTATCTAATGCCAACACGATTAAAGATTGGTTTCTAAAAACTGCAAGTCAAGAGGCCATTGCAAAACACTTTGTTGCGGTTTCTACAAATATTGAAAGCGTAAAGAGTTTTGGCATAGACCAGAACAATATTTTCCCTATGTGGGATTGGGTTGGCGGTCGTTTTTCACTGTGGAGTGCCGTCGGTTTAAGCATCAGTTTAGCCATGGGTTATAACAACTTTGACAATTTGTTAAACGGTGCCCATAAAATGGACAACCATTTTAAAACAGAAAATTTTAAAACCAACATCCCCGTAGTTTTAGCGCTAATAAGTGTTTGGTACAACAATTTTTTTAAAGCCGAAAGCGAAGCCGTAATTGGCTATTCACAATACCTAAATCAATTTGCAACCTATTTGCAACAAGGCATTATGGAAAGCAATGGGAAAAGCGTTGATAGAAACGGAGATGCTATAGATTATGAAACAGGCACTTTAATTTGGGGCGAACCGGGAACCAATTCGCAGCATGCCTTTTTTCAACTTATTCATCAAGGCACTAAATTAATACCAGCAGATTTTATTGGGTTTGTAAAGTCGTTACACGGCAATCAAGACCATCAGGATAAATTAACGTCTAACTTTTTAGCACAAACCGAAGCGCTTTTAAACGGAAAAAGCAAAGACGAAGTTATTGCTGAAGGCACTGATGCATCCATAATCCCATTCAAAATATTTAAAGGCAATAAGCCAACAAATACTATTTTTATAAACAAATTAACACCCGAAAGTTTAGGGAAATTAATTGCGATATACGAGCATAAAATATTTGTACAAGGCATTATTTGGAATATTTTTAGCTACGACCAGTTTGGGGTCGAATTGGGCAAGCAATTGGCCAGTAAAATATTAAAAGAGTTTGGTACAAGTGCCATTGGCAATCATGATTCTTCCACAAGCAACCTTTTGAATTATTACAAGAATTTATCTTAATTTATTGCGATATCATTAAAATCAACATCAAAAAGGCAAATATTGTTAATATTTGCCTTTTTTTGTTTATAACTAAATGTTAAGTTTGTTAACATTTAGTTAATGTTAATTACTTAATTATATGTATTTTTGCGTCGACTAATTTCAAAATAATTAATTTAAAATTATGAAAAAAACTTCTCAATTTTTATTGCTGACTGTAGCTTTTTTATGTTCTACAGTAATTATGGCACAAAGTACTTTAACCGGTTCGGTTTTAGAAACAGGAAGCAATATACCACTTCCGGGAGCTAATATTATCGAAAAAGGTACTACCAATGGTGTAACTTCAGACTTTGATGGAAACTTCACGCTTAAAACGCAAGCTTCCTCTGGCGAAATTGTAATCACTTTTGTGGGTTATAGCTCGAAAACCGTATCTTTTTCCGGAGATACCGATCTCGGAAATATTTTCCTAGAATCTAGTCAAGTAGGTCTTGATGAAATACAAATTATTGCTTCTGTGGCTGTTGACAGAAAAACACCAGTTGCCGTATCAACTGTAAAAGCAGCCGATATAGAGCTTAAATTAGGAACGCAAGAATTTCCTGAGATTTTAAAATCAACTCCAGGCGTATATGCTACTAAAGCTGGAGGTGGTTATGGTGACGGAAGAATTAATCTTCGTGGTTTTAATTCAGAAAATGTAGCCGTTATGATTAATGGTATTCCAGTTAACGATATGGAAAACGGTCGTGTATATTGGTCTAACTGGGCAGGACTGGGAGATGTTACAAGCTCAATGCAAGTTCAAAGAGGTTTGGGAGCTTCCAAACTAGCAGTACCGTCTATTGGAGGTACCATAAACATCATTACAAAAACTACTGATGTTGAAGCTGGCGGTAACGTATTTACTACTATAGCTAACGATGGTTACAAAAAGTTTGGTTTAACTTATTCAACTGGCTTATTGGAAAACGGTTTTGCTGCTACAGTATCAGCTGCCAAAACAGAAGGAGATGGGTACGTTGATGGTACTGAATTTACAGGAGTTTCTTATTTTGTTAATATTTCTAAAGAAATTAACGATGCACATAAGTTGTCTTTTTCAGCTTTTGGTTCCAAACAACGTCATGGACAAAGACAAAACAGACAGCTAATTTCAACCTTTAGAAAAAGTGATAGAGGTAGAAAATTTAATGCAGATTGGGGTTATAAGAATGGACAAGTAACACACCAAGAAGATAACTTTTATAACAAACCTCAAATGTCTTTAAACCATTATTGGAATTTAAATGACAATACCTCAATTAATACTTCTGCATACGCATCCTTCGGGTCTGGTGGTGGAGGCGGTACTGCTGGAGATTATAAGTTTGGTTTTGATGCCTCTACAGGGCAAGGAGAATACAGAATTGGGAATTTTGGCCCTATAGATTTTGATAAAATTGTAGATGAAAACATTGCTGCAGGAGCAAATGGAGCTGAAACTTATTTACGAGCATCTCGTAATGACCATAATTGGTATGGTGTATTATCTACTTTAAAAACTAACCTGTCTGATGATTTAGTTTTATTAACAGGCTTAGACTACAGAAACTATACAGGTATTCATTTCTCAGAAGTAACAGATTTATTAGGAGCCCAATACGCTTTGGATGATGGAAATGTTAACAACCCTAATGCAGCACTTCAAGTGGGTGACAAAAGAGATTATTATAACGATGGTAAAGTAGGTTGGTTAGGTGCCTTTGGCCAGTTAGAGTATGATATCAATGAAAAATTCAATACTTTTATATCATTAGCGGCATCAAACACGTCTTATAAGAGAATAGACTATTTTAACTATTTAGATAGTGATCCATTACAAGAAACAGACAATTACAATTTCTTTGGATACAGCGCTAAAGGTGGTGCGAATTATAGAATTGATGGTAATCATAATGTATTTGCAAACCTTGGTTACTTCGAAAAAGCTCCAGGTTTTGATGCTGTATTTTTAAACTTTAGCAATGATAATATTAACGCAGACGCACCAAATCAAAAAATATCAAGTTTTGAATTAGGTTATGGCTTCCGTGGTGAAAAACTATCGGCTAATGTAAACCTTTACAGTACCAGATGGAATGATAGAACAGAAACAGCATCCTTCCAACAACCTGACGGAACAAGAGCTGCTGCCAATATTTTAGGCGTAAATGCCATTCACCAAGGAGTAGAGTTGGATTTTGTTTATAGAGCTAATGCTAATTTAAACATTACTGGTATGGCATCTTTAGGAGATTGGAGATGGGATAGCAACGTAACAGATGTTGATATTCTTGATGAAGACCAAAATGTAGTGGAAACAGTAGATCTATTTATTAAAGACCTACATGTTGCTGATGCCGCCCAAACAACAATGGCATTGGGTGTTAATTATAAATTTTCTCCAGAAACGAGACTTATTATTGATTATAATTATTATGACAATATTTATGCAGATTTTGACCCAAGTGACCGAGGAACAGAAGGCGCACCTCCTGCGTGGAAAATGCCTGCATACGGACTATTTGACATAGCTATGACACATGGCTTTAAATTTGGCTCTTTCGATGCTAGTTTAACAGCAAGAATGAATAATGTTTTTGATACTGAATACATCTCTGATGCCCAAGATGGATCTGGATCTACTGCAGATTCAGCCTTAGTATACTTTGGATACGGAAGAACATTTAGTATTGGAGCAAAACTTAATTTTTAAAAAAAAAAGAAAATGAAAAAATTAATTTATTTAATAGCAGTTTTAGGGATAACCTTTACAGGTTGTAATCCTAATGAAGATATCTATAACAAGATAGATGCAGAAGCTAATCCTATAGTTGGTGATGCTGTTATAACCCTATCGGATGAAGACTACGATGAGCTTGAATTGAATTTCGGAAATTTTAACTCTGTAGATGATGCTAAAGCGATGCTACCAAGTTTCTTAGAAGACAAATACCCTGTTTGGGGTAAAGGTTCTTCAGCTTTAGTAACTTTTAAGTGGTACAATCCCATTGAAACTTACGAAGCAGCTGTTTACGAATTGTCAGATGCAGAACATAATGCGATAACAGGGAATACATATGGAAATTTTGATGAAAATGGACACATTTATGATTATTTAGATGCGACTTATCCAAATCCAGAAGAAGGCGACTTTGTATCGTTAAGATATCGTTTTTATAGCGGTGGTGAAATGACATTAACCGATGGTTTTGCTTTTGAAGACGGATCATGGGTGAAATTCACAGGATTTACAGAAGATCAATATAACGATATGGGCGAAGGTTTTCCTAACTTTTCTAGTGAAGATGAAGCAAACCAGAAAATTCCAATTGCTTTATTAGATATCTTTAAATTTAACCCTAAGAGTGCTGGCGATATCGTTTTATCAATGTATGAGTTATATGTTGGCGGAGGCGTAACAGAAAGCTATACCGCTGCGTATATTTTTGATGGTGTAGCATTTTCAGCTTACAGTAATGTAGCTGAAGAAACTGTTCAGTTTGGACATGATGGAACAACCTGGGTGCCAGATAACACCATAAAATACACTTTTACAACTGATGATGTTGCATTGATATCTAATGCGCTTATTGGTACTTATCCTGGACCTGCAGATAATGTTGGCTTCTTTGGAAGTTTTGACAGAAGAGAAAGCAGCAGCAACTACTGGAGTGATGCCATGCTTTTAGAAGCATTTAACTTACTGTTGGATAACAAACACCCTAGTGCAGAAGAAGGACAGAAATATGTACTTACTTTTATAATCTACAATGGCGCTACAACTAACGAAACAAAAAGCGTTATTAAAACTGGAGGCGTTTGGGTTTATCAATAATATAGTATATTGTTAAAATAAAAAAACCATCTCAATCGAGGTGGTTTTTTTTCCTCAAAAAATTAATACACTTATTAATATTATGAAAAAAATCTGTTTATTATTACTTGTTCTCTTAGCATTTTCCAATTGTAGCTCAAGTGGCGACGATGCGCCACCGCCAACCCCAACACCAACCGATGACGGTAAGCCCGTAGCTGTGAACGACACTGCAACAAGCGTGGAAGATGCAAAACTAGTTTTAGGACACCTTTTGGATAACGATACTGTAGTTGATAATGCAAGAATAACCTCTTTTGATACTGCATCAACAAACGGTGGAACTGTTGAAGACAATAGAAACGGAACCTACACTTACACACCAGCAAATAATTTTGTTGGTACCGACACCTTTACCTATACACTTTGTGACGATGATGAACCTAAAAACTGCTCAACAGCAACCGTTACAATAACCGTAACCGACGAAGGAAATCCCACAGCTGAAGACGATGCTATAAATGTACTGGAAAATAGTACGAAAATAATTTCAACGCTTTTGGATAACGACGTTGTAATCGATGGTGCCGTTTTAACGTCTATCGATAACAGTTTAACCCAGGGAACGGTAGTGTTAAATACCGATGGCACCGTTAGCTACACGCCTCCAACCGATTTTACGGGTACAGATAGTTTTGTGTATACCATTTGTGATGACGATACACCAACGAATTCTTGCGATTCGGCAACCGTTACCATTACGGTAATTGCCGCTATAAACTTTAACATTCCTGCAGAACTGGTAGACTACTATTCTGGAGTGATATTTTCGGAAGACACCGATTTAATGTTTAGCGAATTAGAGGACCTAACAAAAGCAAAACATGCCACCATACTATCTTACGGTCAAAGACACCAATATTTGTATAATGCCGATGAAGACGAAAACAATGCGGATAATGTTATTTTGATGTACTCTGGAGAAAGCAGGTATTGGGAAGAATACACTTCGGGCACAAATTCATATTCGCCACAAACTTTTAACACCGAACATATTTATCCGCAGTCTCGACTTGAAGCCGATGATGCCGTAACAGACTTGCATCATTTAAGAGCTTGCGACGCCACCGTTAATAGTAACAGACTTAATTATCCCTTTGTCGACGGAAGCGGTTCTTACGCATTGGGAACAGAAGAATGGTTTCCTGGTGATGATTGGAAAGGTGATGTAGCCCGAATGATTATGTACTTAAACATAAGATACGGTGAAACTTTCGAAAAAGTAGGCAGTCTAGAATTATTTATTAAATGGAATATTGAAGATCCTGTATCAACATTCGAAGAGCAGCGAAACAATATTATTTATGCCGCCCAAGGCAACAGAAATCCATTTATAGACAACCCGTATTTAGCGACCCTAATTTGGGGTGGTAACGATGCTGAAAACAAGTGGAATTAAAAACTCATAAGCTCTAAAAAAACCGCTACCAACAAAGCGGTTTTTTTAGGTCTTTTATTATTACTTTTGCTAATATCAAATTTTAAAAATATAAATTATGTATAATACGCTTTTAAATTTGCACTCCTATTGGGCTTATCTGGTTTTATTGGTTTTAATTATTGCAGCAGGAAACGCTCTCATTAAAACAATTGGAAGTAAAGAGTACACAGCTATAGATTTTAGAATTTCGCTTTTTACTTTAATTGTATCTCATATTCAATTATTAATTGGATTGATACTCTATTTTGTATCACCAAGATTTGAACTTTGGAGTGAATTGGGAGGTAAGGTGATGAGCAATTCAATAGCACGCTTATTTCTTGTTGAGCATCCTTTTGTAAATATAATAGCAGTTGCTTTAATTACCATAGGCTATTCCAAACATAAAAAGAAACTAACATCGGCTTCTAAATTAAAAACAATAGCAATTTTTTATACCATTGCGCTCGTGTTATTTTTATCAAGAATTCCGTGGAGTACGTGGATGGGCTAAAACACAAAGAACATTCAATATATAATAAAACCTGACAGATTTTAAAACCCTGTCAGGTTTTCTGTTTTATGAAGATTTTTAATCTGCAACCTCTTTGATTACATAAACGTAAACAGGAAAGTGATCGCTAAACCCATCGGTAAACGTACCATTGGAAAAACTTCTTTTTGGATATCCTTTATATTTTCCACGGTTGTTTATCAAATAATTTTTATTGAATATGCCCGCTTTATAAAATCGGAACGATGTAAAATCTTTTTCCAACAAAGGCTTCGTTATCAAAATTTGGTCGAATAAATTCCAGTTATCTCTAAAAGCATTGGTGCCAACACCGTTGGCATAAAACGATTCAAACGGATTATAAATTCCTTTAAAGCCTACTTTTTTTCTATCCTTTTTCGCTTTTAAAACATGCTTTACACTTTTGTTGGTTGGATTGTCATTTAAATCGCCCATAACAAATATTTTGGCATACGGATTTATGGCTTGAACCGAGTCAATTAAATGCTTATTCAATTTAGCAGCTGCCACACGTTTGGGTCTGCTCCGCTCCTCCCCACCTCTTCTTGAAGGCCAATGATTTACAATTACGTGAATGCTTTCGCCATCTAAATTTCCAGTTACTAAAAGTTGATCTCTGGTATACACGCGCTTTTTACTAGCATCGTCATAAATTTTGAGGGTATGACTACTTGTATGCGTGGGCGTAAATATTTTTTTTTGATATAATAAGGCCACATCAATCCCGCGCGTATCTGGCGAGTTATAATGCACAATGCCATAATCTTTTTCAAGTAGCAACGAATCGTTTAGCACATCTTCAAGAACAGCCCTATTTTCAACCTCAGAAACACCAATAATAGCAGGTGTGTTGTTTGTAATATCAGCACCGATATCGGCAATAACCCGGGCCATGTTTTTCACCTTCTTTTTATAAACAGCAGATCGATTGGTTTTAAGCTCCATCATCGGGCTAAATTCATCAAATTTATTCGGGTCATTTATAGTGTCAAATAAATTTTCTAAATTGTAGAAGGCTATCGTGTGGATTTTGAATTTTTTTTCTTGAGCATTTGCAGTTGAAATAAGCCCAAAAAAAAGAATGGTAATACTAAGTTTAATAATATTCATTTTTAATAACAAACTAACGGGTTGCATTGGCTATAATACAAAACCTAAGCCAAAGTTATTCTAAATGAATAAATTTATTTTTAAGTGTTACGAGTTCTAATAATTTGTTTCTAAATAGATATGAAGAAAAGCGTACTGTTTTTTTTATTTGGATTTTTTACAGTCTCCATAACCTACGGGCAACAAACCACTATAAAAGGCAGTGTTTTAGATGCCATTTCTTTTAAGCCCATTTCTAATGTTACCGTTACTATTGAAGCAACTAAACAAACCACACAAACCAATGCTTTAGGCGATTTTGTTTTTACCTTAAATGTGCCTTTGGGCGAACAGGTTTTAAGAATTTCTAAAATAGGATACATAACCAAAAGGTATCCCATAGTTGTTAATGAGAACAAAACGGTAAACATTACGGGCATGACTTTAGAAACCGAAGCCTCCAGAAACCAAGATTTATTCACCATCACACTTACCGACGACGAGCTGAACGACGACACCAGTGGTGCCGATAATATTTCGGGCTTGTTGGCCTCGTCATTAGATGTGTTTCAGCGTACCGCGGCATTCGAGTTTAGCGCATCGTTTTTTAGATTGAGAGGTTTAGATTCTAACCACAGCTCCGTTTTAATCAATGGCATTGAAATGAACAAAACTTATAACGGACGACCACAGTGGAGCAATTGGGGCGGTATAAATGATGTGTTGAGAAACCAAGAATTAGCGGCAGGATTAACGCCATCAAACTATACTTTTGGCGGCGTTTTGGGTAGTACCAATATAAACACGAGAGCCTCCGAAGCACGGTCTGGTGGCCGCATAACCTACTCGTCATCAAACCGAAGTTACACCAATCGGTTTATGGCAACTTATGCTTCGGGCTTATTAAAAAATAATTGGGCTTACACCATTTCGGTGGGGCGACGTTGGGGAAACGAGGGTTATCAAGAAGCGACGCATTATAGTTCAAATTCATTTTTCACTTCCGTGGAAAAAAAAATAAATAATACCCACAGTTTAAATCTAACAGCCATTTACACGCCGAATCGCCGCGGGAAATCGTCACCAAACACACAAGAGATTTACGATTTAAAAGGCATAAAATATAACGAGTATTGGGGTTGGCAAAACGGCGAAAAACGCAACAGTAGAATTAAAGAAGTTAACGAACCTATAATCTTGTTGAACCACTATTGGAACATCAATAGTAAAACTAACTTAAACACAAATTTAGGATATCAATTTGGAAAATTAAGCAATAGCCGATTGGATTATAATGGCACCGATTTGGTTAATGGCTTTCCTCAGGGTGGCGGCGCAAACCCAAGTCCGGCCTATTACCAAAAGCTACCAAGTTATTTTGAAAGAAACTTTCCTAACGATTTGCAGTTTGCTTACTTAGCCTTAAATAAATTTTTGGATGACGGGCAAATAGATTGGACTGCCATGTACAACGCTAATATTAATAATGCACAACAAGGCGACAATGCCATTTATGCTTTG
Protein-coding regions in this window:
- a CDS encoding TonB-dependent receptor — encoded protein: MKKTSQFLLLTVAFLCSTVIMAQSTLTGSVLETGSNIPLPGANIIEKGTTNGVTSDFDGNFTLKTQASSGEIVITFVGYSSKTVSFSGDTDLGNIFLESSQVGLDEIQIIASVAVDRKTPVAVSTVKAADIELKLGTQEFPEILKSTPGVYATKAGGGYGDGRINLRGFNSENVAVMINGIPVNDMENGRVYWSNWAGLGDVTSSMQVQRGLGASKLAVPSIGGTINIITKTTDVEAGGNVFTTIANDGYKKFGLTYSTGLLENGFAATVSAAKTEGDGYVDGTEFTGVSYFVNISKEINDAHKLSFSAFGSKQRHGQRQNRQLISTFRKSDRGRKFNADWGYKNGQVTHQEDNFYNKPQMSLNHYWNLNDNTSINTSAYASFGSGGGGGTAGDYKFGFDASTGQGEYRIGNFGPIDFDKIVDENIAAGANGAETYLRASRNDHNWYGVLSTLKTNLSDDLVLLTGLDYRNYTGIHFSEVTDLLGAQYALDDGNVNNPNAALQVGDKRDYYNDGKVGWLGAFGQLEYDINEKFNTFISLAASNTSYKRIDYFNYLDSDPLQETDNYNFFGYSAKGGANYRIDGNHNVFANLGYFEKAPGFDAVFLNFSNDNINADAPNQKISSFELGYGFRGEKLSANVNLYSTRWNDRTETASFQQPDGTRAAANILGVNAIHQGVELDFVYRANANLNITGMASLGDWRWDSNVTDVDILDEDQNVVETVDLFIKDLHVADAAQTTMALGVNYKFSPETRLIIDYNYYDNIYADFDPSDRGTEGAPPAWKMPAYGLFDIAMTHGFKFGSFDASLTARMNNVFDTEYISDAQDGSGSTADSALVYFGYGRTFSIGAKLNF
- a CDS encoding Ig-like domain-containing protein — encoded protein: MKKICLLLLVLLAFSNCSSSGDDAPPPTPTPTDDGKPVAVNDTATSVEDAKLVLGHLLDNDTVVDNARITSFDTASTNGGTVEDNRNGTYTYTPANNFVGTDTFTYTLCDDDEPKNCSTATVTITVTDEGNPTAEDDAINVLENSTKIISTLLDNDVVIDGAVLTSIDNSLTQGTVVLNTDGTVSYTPPTDFTGTDSFVYTICDDDTPTNSCDSATVTITVIAAINFNIPAELVDYYSGVIFSEDTDLMFSELEDLTKAKHATILSYGQRHQYLYNADEDENNADNVILMYSGESRYWEEYTSGTNSYSPQTFNTEHIYPQSRLEADDAVTDLHHLRACDATVNSNRLNYPFVDGSGSYALGTEEWFPGDDWKGDVARMIMYLNIRYGETFEKVGSLELFIKWNIEDPVSTFEEQRNNIIYAAQGNRNPFIDNPYLATLIWGGNDAENKWN
- the pgi gene encoding glucose-6-phosphate isomerase; translation: MPLPTINPTATQSWKKLQEHYKKINNVHMKDLFAQDSDRANKFTITWDDFYVDFSKNRITEETFNYLLELADEVKLKDAIASQFSGEKINQTEGRAVLHTALRAPNNAEFYVDGVNVMPEIHQVKQKIESFTNDVVNGNLKGFTGKPFTDIVNIGIGGSDLGPAMVVESLQYYKNHLTTHFVSNVDGDHVNEVIKKLNPDTTLFVVVSKTFTTQETLSNANTIKDWFLKTASQEAIAKHFVAVSTNIESVKSFGIDQNNIFPMWDWVGGRFSLWSAVGLSISLAMGYNNFDNLLNGAHKMDNHFKTENFKTNIPVVLALISVWYNNFFKAESEAVIGYSQYLNQFATYLQQGIMESNGKSVDRNGDAIDYETGTLIWGEPGTNSQHAFFQLIHQGTKLIPADFIGFVKSLHGNQDHQDKLTSNFLAQTEALLNGKSKDEVIAEGTDASIIPFKIFKGNKPTNTIFINKLTPESLGKLIAIYEHKIFVQGIIWNIFSYDQFGVELGKQLASKILKEFGTSAIGNHDSSTSNLLNYYKNLS
- a CDS encoding endonuclease/exonuclease/phosphatase family protein — its product is MNIIKLSITILFFGLISTANAQEKKFKIHTIAFYNLENLFDTINDPNKFDEFSPMMELKTNRSAVYKKKVKNMARVIADIGADITNNTPAIIGVSEVENRAVLEDVLNDSLLLEKDYGIVHYNSPDTRGIDVALLYQKKIFTPTHTSSHTLKIYDDASKKRVYTRDQLLVTGNLDGESIHVIVNHWPSRRGGEERSRPKRVAAAKLNKHLIDSVQAINPYAKIFVMGDLNDNPTNKSVKHVLKAKKDRKKVGFKGIYNPFESFYANGVGTNAFRDNWNLFDQILITKPLLEKDFTSFRFYKAGIFNKNYLINNRGKYKGYPKRSFSNGTFTDGFSDHFPVYVYVIKEVAD